Proteins from one Faecalibacterium sp. I3-3-33 genomic window:
- the plsX gene encoding phosphate acyltransferase PlsX, with the protein MKIIVDMMGGDNAPLAVLEGAAQAVKEYGVQLIGVGNEALVRKTAAEHNIPLDGIELVNCTETIEMCDEPARAIRQKKDSSIVVGLNMLKEGKGDAFVSAGSTGALHVGASLIVRTLRGVKRPALATMVPAKQQAYLLLDCGANVECRPEMLAAFAVMGSCYVNKVEGRKSPSVALANNGAEESKGTPVLRDAHQLLKTTPGIRFVGNIEPRDVPNGEVDVVVCDGFTGNVILKLTEGVAKMLLGMLKQMFLANLGGKLAYLLLKSGITDLKHQMDSEEYGGAPFLGAKQPVIKAHGSSKAKGIKNAIRQAKICVENDLCGTMQSALDELAAAQKTEE; encoded by the coding sequence ATGAAGATCATTGTGGACATGATGGGCGGCGACAACGCCCCGCTGGCTGTTCTGGAAGGCGCTGCACAGGCCGTCAAGGAGTACGGCGTGCAGCTGATCGGTGTGGGCAACGAGGCGCTGGTGCGCAAGACCGCCGCCGAGCACAACATCCCGCTGGACGGCATCGAGCTGGTGAACTGCACTGAGACCATCGAGATGTGCGACGAGCCTGCCCGCGCCATCCGCCAGAAGAAGGATTCCTCCATCGTGGTGGGTCTGAATATGCTTAAAGAGGGCAAGGGCGATGCCTTTGTCTCTGCCGGCAGCACCGGTGCGCTGCACGTTGGCGCAAGCCTCATCGTGCGCACTTTGCGGGGCGTCAAGCGCCCGGCACTGGCTACCATGGTGCCCGCAAAGCAGCAGGCTTACCTGCTGCTGGACTGCGGTGCCAACGTGGAGTGCCGTCCGGAGATGCTGGCAGCCTTTGCGGTCATGGGCAGCTGCTATGTGAACAAGGTGGAGGGCCGCAAGAGCCCCAGCGTGGCACTGGCCAACAACGGTGCCGAGGAGAGCAAGGGCACCCCCGTGCTGCGGGACGCACACCAGCTGCTCAAGACCACCCCGGGCATCCGCTTTGTGGGCAACATCGAGCCGCGTGATGTGCCCAACGGCGAAGTGGACGTGGTGGTCTGCGACGGCTTTACCGGCAACGTCATCCTCAAGCTGACCGAGGGCGTGGCAAAAATGCTGCTGGGGATGCTCAAGCAGATGTTCCTTGCAAACCTTGGCGGCAAGCTGGCTTACCTGCTGCTCAAGAGCGGCATTACCGACCTGAAGCACCAGATGGACAGCGAGGAGTACGGCGGCGCACCCTTCCTTGGCGCAAAGCAGCCGGTCATCAAGGCACACGGCTCCTCCAAGGCAAAGGGCATCAAAAACGCCATCCGGCAGGCAAAGATCTGCGTGGAGAACGACCTGTGCGGCACTATGCAGTCCGCACTGGACGAGCTTGCCGCAGCACAGAAAACTGAGGAATAA
- a CDS encoding TrmH family RNA methyltransferase, translating into MDEKITSRENAKVKYACRLASSAAFRRTEGRFLAEGRKLCPELARGAELETLFYTENALEKCPELAALPGEHYLVEDHVADKLADVGTHQGVFGVFRTPVHTLEEVRPGGRYLALERVQDPGNVGTLLRSAAAFGFDGVILSEGCASVYAPKTLRASMGAAVRIPVIETGAMPQAIALLREKGITCLAAALYQSQPLSAAKAGHPGGVCVVIGSEGQGLTEETIAACNSTVRIPMTDRVESLNAGIAGSILLWHFREESL; encoded by the coding sequence ATGGACGAAAAGATCACCAGCCGGGAAAACGCAAAAGTAAAATACGCCTGCCGCCTTGCTTCCAGTGCGGCATTCCGCCGCACCGAGGGGCGCTTTCTGGCCGAGGGGCGCAAATTGTGCCCGGAGCTTGCCCGCGGCGCAGAGCTGGAGACCCTGTTTTATACCGAAAATGCGCTGGAAAAGTGCCCGGAGCTTGCCGCTTTGCCGGGCGAGCATTATCTGGTAGAGGATCATGTGGCGGACAAGCTGGCAGACGTGGGCACCCATCAGGGGGTGTTCGGGGTGTTCCGCACCCCGGTGCATACCTTGGAGGAGGTGCGCCCCGGCGGGCGGTATCTGGCACTGGAACGGGTGCAGGACCCCGGCAACGTGGGCACTTTGCTGCGCAGCGCGGCGGCCTTTGGCTTTGACGGCGTCATCCTGAGCGAGGGCTGCGCCAGTGTCTATGCCCCCAAGACCCTGCGCGCCTCCATGGGCGCGGCGGTGCGCATCCCGGTCATCGAGACCGGTGCCATGCCGCAGGCCATCGCCCTGCTGCGGGAAAAAGGCATCACCTGCCTTGCGGCGGCGCTGTACCAGTCCCAGCCGCTCAGTGCGGCAAAGGCCGGGCATCCCGGCGGCGTCTGCGTGGTCATCGGCAGCGAGGGTCAGGGCCTGACCGAGGAGACCATCGCTGCCTGCAACAGCACGGTGCGCATCCCCATGACCGACCGGGTGGAAAGCCTGAACGCCGGCATCGCGGGCAGCATCCTGCTGTGGCACTTCCGGGAGGAGAGCCTGTGA
- the trmFO gene encoding methylenetetrahydrofolate--tRNA-(uracil(54)-C(5))-methyltransferase (FADH(2)-oxidizing) TrmFO codes for MNEYKVTILGAGLAGCEAALWLAGKGVQVELYEQKPVHFSPAHKSEGFAELICSNSLKAERLDSASGLLKEEMRRMGSRLLTAAEETRVAAGGALAVDRDAFSAAVTRMVEQCENITVHREQVEKIDETAPILVATGPLTDGALADEIGRLTGDERLHFYDAVAPIVTAESLDYGKVFAASRYDRGEADYLNCPFNKAEYEAFHAALAAAERAPLHDFDTGAEQSTKPDPDAHGKKADTVTVYEGCMPIEIMAARGADTMRFGPLRPVGLVDPNTGHRPWANVQLRAENKERTLYNIVGFQTNLKWGEQKRVFSMIPGLENAEFVRYGVMHRNTFLDAPRVLSAQLCLKAHPNVFFAGQITGFEGYMESAACGLLAARSLYARLQGRQLPPPPADTMCGALVQYLTTENKNFQPMGANMGILPPLPAETRPRDKRLRYMAQAERAVASFQHWLEETAL; via the coding sequence ATGAACGAATATAAAGTAACCATTCTGGGCGCGGGTCTGGCGGGCTGCGAAGCAGCTCTCTGGCTGGCGGGCAAGGGCGTGCAGGTAGAGCTGTACGAGCAGAAGCCCGTCCACTTTTCTCCCGCCCACAAAAGCGAGGGCTTTGCGGAGCTGATCTGCTCCAACAGCCTGAAGGCTGAGCGGCTGGACTCTGCCTCCGGTCTGCTGAAGGAAGAGATGCGCCGCATGGGCAGCCGGCTGCTGACCGCCGCCGAGGAGACCCGCGTGGCCGCCGGCGGTGCGCTGGCGGTGGACCGCGACGCTTTCAGCGCCGCTGTCACCCGCATGGTGGAGCAGTGTGAGAATATCACCGTCCATCGGGAACAGGTGGAAAAGATCGACGAAACTGCGCCTATTCTGGTAGCCACCGGCCCCCTGACCGACGGCGCACTGGCTGACGAGATCGGACGCCTGACCGGGGACGAGCGGCTGCATTTTTACGATGCCGTTGCGCCCATCGTCACCGCCGAAAGCTTGGACTACGGCAAGGTGTTTGCCGCTTCCCGCTACGACCGGGGCGAAGCCGACTACCTGAACTGCCCCTTCAACAAGGCAGAATATGAGGCTTTCCATGCCGCGCTTGCCGCTGCCGAGCGTGCCCCCCTGCACGACTTTGACACAGGTGCAGAGCAGAGCACAAAGCCCGACCCGGACGCCCACGGCAAAAAGGCCGATACCGTCACCGTGTACGAGGGCTGTATGCCCATTGAGATCATGGCTGCCCGGGGTGCCGACACCATGCGGTTCGGCCCGCTGCGCCCGGTGGGTCTGGTAGATCCGAACACCGGCCACCGCCCTTGGGCAAATGTGCAGCTGCGCGCAGAAAATAAGGAGCGCACCCTGTATAACATCGTGGGCTTCCAGACCAACCTCAAGTGGGGCGAGCAGAAGCGGGTGTTCAGCATGATCCCCGGGCTGGAAAATGCGGAGTTTGTGCGCTACGGCGTGATGCACCGCAACACCTTTCTGGATGCGCCCCGGGTGCTCAGCGCTCAGCTGTGCCTGAAAGCGCACCCCAACGTGTTTTTTGCCGGTCAGATCACCGGCTTTGAGGGCTATATGGAAAGCGCCGCCTGCGGTCTGCTGGCAGCACGCAGCCTCTACGCCCGCTTGCAGGGCAGGCAGCTGCCCCCGCCGCCCGCCGATACCATGTGCGGTGCGCTGGTGCAGTATCTGACCACCGAGAACAAGAACTTCCAGCCCATGGGCGCAAACATGGGCATCCTGCCGCCGCTGCCCGCCGAGACCCGTCCCCGGGACAAGCGGCTGCGTTACATGGCACAGGCCGAGCGCGCTGTTGCCAGCTTCCAGCACTGGCTGGAGGAAACTGCTCTGTAA
- the rpmI gene encoding 50S ribosomal protein L35, giving the protein MAKMKLKTHSGAKKRFKLTKNGKIKRGHAFRSHILTKKTTKLTRGYRQPSYVDKTNAATIKSMLPYA; this is encoded by the coding sequence ATGGCTAAGATGAAACTGAAGACGCACTCCGGCGCTAAGAAGCGCTTTAAGCTGACCAAGAACGGCAAGATCAAGCGCGGTCATGCATTCCGCAGCCACATCCTGACCAAGAAGACCACCAAGCTGACCCGTGGCTATCGTCAGCCCAGCTACGTTGATAAGACCAACGCAGCTACCATCAAGAGCATGCTGCCCTACGCCTAA
- the rnc gene encoding ribonuclease III, with the protein MSHQLETIIGYKFKNPELLEIALTHTSYANESRTPVKHNERLEFLGDSVLQIVSADYLFHAYADRPEGDLTRIRASLVSEGALFQFAQEIGLGEYLRLGRGEERCGGRTRPSVVSDAFEAVIAALYLDGGMEVARKFILPFITEGKHAEADYKTRLQEIVQQNPEERLSYVVESESGPDHDKHFVVAVRFNSDRVARGEGRSKKAAEQCAAKEALKLLGVIKEK; encoded by the coding sequence ATGAGCCATCAGTTGGAAACTATCATCGGTTACAAATTCAAAAACCCGGAGCTGCTGGAGATCGCGCTTACCCACACCAGCTACGCCAACGAGAGCCGCACCCCGGTCAAGCACAACGAGCGGCTGGAGTTTCTGGGCGACAGCGTATTGCAGATCGTATCCGCAGACTATCTGTTCCACGCCTACGCCGACCGCCCGGAGGGCGATCTGACCCGCATCCGCGCCAGCCTTGTCAGCGAGGGTGCGCTGTTCCAGTTTGCACAGGAGATCGGCCTTGGCGAGTATCTGCGCCTTGGCCGCGGCGAGGAGCGCTGCGGCGGCCGCACCCGTCCCAGCGTGGTGTCGGACGCCTTTGAGGCCGTTATTGCCGCCTTGTATCTGGACGGCGGCATGGAGGTGGCGCGCAAGTTCATCCTGCCTTTCATCACCGAGGGCAAGCACGCCGAGGCGGACTACAAGACCCGTCTGCAGGAGATCGTGCAGCAGAACCCGGAAGAGCGCCTGAGTTATGTGGTGGAAAGCGAGTCCGGCCCGGATCACGACAAGCATTTCGTGGTGGCGGTGCGCTTTAACTCCGACCGCGTGGCGCGGGGCGAGGGACGCAGCAAAAAAGCCGCCGAGCAGTGCGCCGCCAAGGAAGCGCTCAAGCTGCTGGGCGTGATAAAGGAAAAGTAA
- the topA gene encoding type I DNA topoisomerase gives MAKLVIVESPAKAKTIGKYLGDDYEVTASMGHIRDLPASQLGIDVEHGYTPQYISIKGKEKLIKELKSKAKHADGVLLATDPDREGEAISWHLANILGLDPHEPNRVTFDEITKKGVKEGMSHPRAIDEDLFNAQQARRVLDRLVGYKLSPFLWRKVRRGLSAGRVQSVAVRLIDDREKEIENFKPDEYWNVDATLGAGHKSFVARLATDANGKKLLPKSEAEARAIEKGLEGASYVVSELKRGKRAKQPTPAFITSTLQQEASRRLGFTATRTMRAAQTLYEGVDIAGHGMMGLITYMRTDSLRISDEAVAAAKEYIAGAYGEAYICPYKRTWKTKSATAAQDAHEAIRPSVPSLTPDEVDKSISGDTAKLYRMIWSRFMASQMADCQQDTVSVTVSAADYHFKASGYTVTFDGFTALYEEATDEKEKKETNLPPLEQGQVLKLRELKSEQKFTQPPARYTEATLIKALEENGIGRPSTYAPIITTIIDRGYVERDQKKLKPTLLGRAVDGLMLEQFPHIVDVDFSAQMEKNLDKVESGKADWRKTVDDFYQGFEASLEQAEKNMEGKKVKVPDEPSSEVCDLCGRPMVIKVGKYGKFLACSGFPECRGTKRLVKDTGGICPKCGKGRLLERKSSKGRIYYGCECYPDCDFMTWDMPVATKCEKCGSTLFRKGGKLYCAKEGCGFEMPVPKKD, from the coding sequence ATGGCGAAACTGGTTATCGTGGAGTCGCCTGCAAAGGCGAAAACCATCGGCAAATATCTGGGCGATGACTACGAGGTCACCGCCAGCATGGGTCATATCCGCGATCTGCCCGCATCTCAGCTGGGCATTGATGTGGAGCATGGCTATACCCCGCAATACATCAGCATCAAGGGCAAGGAAAAGCTCATCAAGGAACTGAAGAGCAAAGCCAAACACGCCGACGGCGTGCTGCTGGCGACCGACCCGGACCGCGAGGGCGAAGCCATCAGCTGGCATCTGGCAAATATTCTGGGGCTGGATCCCCACGAGCCCAACCGCGTCACCTTTGACGAGATCACCAAAAAGGGTGTGAAGGAGGGCATGTCCCACCCCCGCGCCATCGACGAGGATCTGTTCAACGCCCAGCAGGCACGCCGCGTGCTGGACCGTCTGGTGGGCTATAAGCTCAGCCCATTCCTGTGGCGCAAGGTGCGCCGCGGTCTGTCCGCAGGCCGTGTGCAGAGCGTGGCGGTGCGGCTGATCGACGACCGGGAAAAGGAGATCGAAAACTTCAAGCCCGATGAATACTGGAACGTGGACGCCACCTTGGGTGCCGGGCACAAGAGCTTTGTGGCACGCCTTGCCACGGACGCCAACGGCAAAAAGCTGCTGCCCAAAAGCGAGGCCGAGGCACGCGCCATTGAAAAGGGCTTGGAGGGCGCAAGCTATGTGGTGAGCGAGCTCAAGCGCGGCAAGCGCGCAAAGCAGCCCACCCCGGCCTTTATCACCAGTACCCTGCAACAGGAGGCCTCTCGCCGGTTGGGCTTTACGGCCACCCGCACCATGCGCGCCGCCCAGACGTTGTACGAAGGCGTGGACATTGCCGGACACGGCATGATGGGTTTGATCACCTATATGCGTACCGACAGCCTGCGCATCTCGGACGAGGCTGTGGCTGCCGCCAAGGAGTATATCGCCGGTGCTTACGGCGAGGCGTATATCTGCCCCTATAAGCGCACATGGAAGACCAAGAGCGCCACGGCAGCACAGGACGCCCACGAAGCCATCCGTCCCTCTGTGCCGTCCCTGACCCCGGACGAGGTGGACAAGAGCATCAGCGGCGACACCGCAAAGCTGTACCGCATGATCTGGAGCCGCTTTATGGCCAGCCAGATGGCAGACTGCCAGCAGGACACCGTGTCGGTCACCGTCAGCGCGGCGGATTACCACTTCAAGGCCAGCGGCTACACCGTGACCTTTGATGGCTTTACCGCCCTGTACGAGGAAGCCACCGACGAAAAGGAAAAGAAGGAAACGAACCTTCCCCCGCTGGAGCAGGGACAGGTGCTCAAGCTGCGGGAGCTGAAGAGCGAGCAGAAGTTCACCCAGCCGCCCGCCCGCTACACCGAAGCTACCCTCATCAAGGCGCTGGAAGAAAACGGCATCGGCCGTCCCTCCACCTACGCGCCCATCATCACCACCATCATCGACCGCGGCTATGTGGAGCGCGACCAGAAAAAGCTTAAGCCCACCCTGTTGGGCCGGGCTGTGGACGGGCTGATGCTGGAGCAGTTCCCCCACATCGTGGACGTGGATTTCTCCGCGCAGATGGAGAAGAATCTGGATAAGGTGGAAAGCGGCAAGGCCGACTGGCGCAAGACCGTGGATGACTTCTATCAGGGCTTTGAAGCCAGTCTGGAACAGGCCGAAAAGAACATGGAGGGCAAAAAGGTCAAGGTACCGGACGAGCCTTCCAGCGAGGTGTGCGACCTGTGCGGCCGCCCCATGGTCATCAAGGTGGGCAAGTACGGCAAGTTCTTGGCGTGCAGCGGCTTCCCGGAGTGCCGGGGCACCAAGCGCCTGGTCAAGGACACCGGCGGCATCTGCCCCAAGTGCGGCAAGGGACGTCTGCTGGAGCGCAAAAGCTCCAAGGGACGCATCTACTACGGCTGCGAGTGCTACCCGGACTGCGATTTTATGACTTGGGATATGCCGGTAGCCACCAAGTGCGAAAAGTGCGGCAGCACCCTGTTCCGCAAGGGCGGCAAGCTGTACTGCGCCAAGGAAGGCTGCGGCTTTGAGATGCCGGTGCCCAAAAAGGATTAA
- the dprA gene encoding DNA-processing protein DprA, with protein MTGQTSLFPPEPAPDPLLCWLWLSQVLGPASLHAGKVLDAFGGAQEAWEARETEEFRQAAGDTAFKRAAQLDAESFHTLVMQCDALRVRILPFDDPDYPLAFSRIPDMPLVLYCTGDPRWLNEPGAVGIVGSRKPTEYGLNAAADIGGELAKNGAIIVSGLADGLDSAGHRAAVKNDCPTIAVMGVPIDRTYPAANAALRQKIEHKGCVISEYPPCGEGVGPNGFLQRNRLIAALSSAVLVVEAREKSGTMSTVAHAERYGKPVYAVPGSIYSSNSAGTNGLLRDERARAVAGAADLLAALGLHTRQAAPAAVKQPAPLSDTERRVLAGIGPKPVGIEELCVSTGLPMSALLGTLMKLELTGRVYKQPGQRYVLR; from the coding sequence GTGACCGGGCAGACCAGCCTGTTCCCGCCGGAGCCTGCACCTGACCCGCTGCTGTGCTGGCTGTGGCTGTCACAGGTGCTGGGGCCTGCCAGTCTCCACGCCGGAAAGGTGCTGGACGCCTTTGGCGGCGCACAGGAGGCGTGGGAAGCGCGGGAGACCGAGGAATTCCGGCAGGCGGCAGGGGATACGGCCTTTAAGCGGGCAGCACAGCTGGATGCAGAAAGTTTCCACACGCTGGTGATGCAGTGCGATGCCCTGCGGGTGCGCATTCTGCCTTTTGACGATCCGGACTACCCACTGGCCTTTTCCCGCATCCCGGATATGCCGCTGGTGCTCTACTGCACCGGCGACCCCCGCTGGCTCAACGAGCCCGGGGCGGTGGGCATCGTGGGCAGCCGCAAGCCCACGGAATACGGCCTGAACGCGGCGGCAGATATCGGCGGGGAACTGGCAAAAAACGGAGCCATCATCGTCAGTGGTCTGGCCGATGGGCTGGACAGCGCCGGACACCGGGCAGCGGTAAAGAACGACTGCCCCACCATTGCGGTGATGGGCGTACCCATCGACCGCACCTATCCGGCAGCCAATGCCGCTCTGCGGCAGAAAATCGAGCACAAGGGCTGCGTTATCAGCGAGTACCCGCCCTGCGGCGAGGGCGTAGGCCCTAACGGCTTTTTGCAGCGCAACCGGCTCATCGCGGCGCTTTCCTCGGCTGTACTGGTGGTGGAGGCGCGGGAAAAAAGCGGCACCATGTCCACAGTTGCCCACGCCGAGCGCTACGGCAAGCCTGTGTACGCCGTGCCGGGGAGCATCTACTCCTCCAATTCGGCAGGCACGAACGGCCTGCTGCGGGACGAACGCGCCCGGGCCGTGGCGGGTGCAGCCGACCTGCTGGCGGCGCTGGGCCTGCACACCCGGCAGGCAGCACCGGCGGCTGTAAAGCAGCCTGCACCCCTGAGCGATACCGAGCGCCGGGTGCTGGCGGGCATCGGGCCAAAGCCCGTGGGCATCGAGGAATTGTGCGTGAGCACCGGCCTGCCCATGTCCGCGCTGCTGGGCACCCTGATGAAGCTGGAACTCACCGGCCGGGTGTACAAGCAGCCGGGGCAGCGGTATGTGCTGCGGTAA
- the rplT gene encoding 50S ribosomal protein L20: MARIKGATMTHKRRKKMLKLAKGFYGCKSKHFKMAKQQVMKSGNYALAGRRMKKRQFRNLWICRINNAVRPLGMNYSTFMAGLKKAGIELNRKMLSEMAINDPQSFAALVETVKNA, from the coding sequence ATGGCACGTATCAAAGGCGCAACCATGACCCACAAACGTCGTAAGAAGATGCTGAAGCTGGCCAAGGGCTTCTACGGCTGCAAGAGCAAGCACTTTAAGATGGCCAAGCAGCAGGTCATGAAGAGCGGCAACTACGCTCTGGCTGGCCGCCGCATGAAGAAGCGTCAGTTCCGCAACCTGTGGATCTGCCGTATCAACAATGCAGTTCGTCCTCTGGGCATGAACTACTCCACCTTTATGGCTGGCCTGAAGAAGGCAGGCATCGAGCTGAACCGCAAGATGCTGTCTGAGATGGCCATCAACGATCCTCAGAGCTTTGCCGCTCTGGTCGAGACCGTGAAGAACGCCTGA